The sequence below is a genomic window from Glycine max cultivar Williams 82 chromosome 20, Glycine_max_v4.0, whole genome shotgun sequence.
aacacgaatttcttatatatatatgaactgaacacattaatttacatatataagtaaaatacaAAAGGAGCAAAAAGTAGTATGATCTATCTATATCGTACTCTACAAACTATGTGCCAagaattaattcaattaaagcAGTGTCCAAACTTCAAAAACTCCAAATCATTCTCTAAAGGCGTCAAATTCAAATCAGGAAACAAAACCCTCTTGGTGTTGTTAGCCTTGTTGTTCATGTTTGGTGGTAAAGTATTATCAACTGTGCTACCACCACTATTGCTAGAACTCAACCAAGAATTAATAGTAGTGTGCATGTTTCCATTTGATGCTGCTGCAGCTCTATGACGCCTCATGTGCCCTCCCAAAGCTTGTCCTATTGCAAACTCCAATCCACAAATGGAACATTCGTGTGTTTTAGGCTTTGGTGGTGAACCATGAATTAGCACTTGGCTATCACTCTCTCCCATCAACCTTGGCTTCTTGTGACTCGCACGGTGGCCACCCAATGCCTGAAACGACGCAAACCGCCGGTTACATGTCTTACACTCAAACACACGGTTGTTGGAAGTGTTCAAGTTGGTGGTGGTTCGAGAAAGCAGCATCAAGTAGTTGGCCATGGTTATACTATcaacttctctttctctcttcatcactATATTATATCAATAGTACTTGAAATAatattggtgttttggtttgaagGGGTGATCGAAAATGGATATGATCAAGGGTTTAAAAAGAATAGAAAGGTGTGGAATGGATTAACTGGTGTATGAGACTTTAGAGTATATATGGTGTATGGTGCGTGATAGATATTTATAAGCTaggttggttttgtttgttAGCTTGAGAGTTTTAGACCCTTCTAATTAATATGGCTGACGTTACTGAATGTAGTATGTGT
It includes:
- the LOC100500316 gene encoding C2H2-type zinc finger domain-containing protein, whose amino-acid sequence is MKREREVDSITMANYLMLLSRTTTNLNTSNNRVFECKTCNRRFASFQALGGHRASHKKPRLMGESDSQVLIHGSPPKPKTHECSICGLEFAIGQALGGHMRRHRAAAASNGNMHTTINSWLSSSNSGGSTVDNTLPPNMNNKANNTKRVLFPDLNLTPLENDLEFLKFGHCFN